In Helianthus annuus cultivar XRQ/B chromosome 9, HanXRQr2.0-SUNRISE, whole genome shotgun sequence, the following are encoded in one genomic region:
- the LOC110876928 gene encoding uncharacterized protein LOC110876928 has translation MAPYELLYGRKCRTPVCWGEVGQRELAPSDLITVTNEKIEMVRTRLKAAQDRQKAYADKRKHPIEFQVGDFVLLKVSPWKGIIRFRKRGKLGPRYIGPFKILARVGKVAYRLELPPALDGIHNTFHVSQLRKCLADETALVPLDDIELDEGLNYVERPIAVKDFKVKNLRNKAVRQVLVQWQHRKGSDLTWEAEDEMRKHYPFLFIK, from the exons atggcaccttacgAACTATTATACGGGAGAAAATGTaggactcccgtatgttggggtgAAGTAGGACAAAGAGAACTTGCACCAAGTGATTTAATAACAGTAACGAATGAAAAGATCGAAATGGTTAGAACAAGGTTGAAAGCAGCTCAAGATCGGCAAAAAGCTTATGCAGACAAGAGAAAGCATCCTAtcgaattccaagtcggagattttGTTTTGCTAAAAgtgtccccatggaagggtataatcCGTTTTCGCAAACGAGGAAAGTTAGGTCCTCGTTACATCGGGCCGTTTAAAATCTTAGCTCGGGTTGGAAAGGTTGCATATCGATTAGAATTACCGCCTGCTCTAGACGGAATTCACAATACCTTCCACGTGTCGCAATTGAGAAAGTGCCTTGCGGACGAGACAGCACTAGTACCTCTTGATGATATCGAGTTGGACGAAGGGTTAAATTATGTCGAAAGACCTATAGCCGTTAAGGACTTCAAGGTGAAGAATCTCCGCAACAAAGCTGTTAGACAAGTGTTGGTACAATGGCAGCACCGAAAGGGTTCAGATCTCACATGGGAAGCAGAAGATGAAATGAGGAAACACTATCCTTTTCTTTTCA TTAAATAA
- the LOC110876927 gene encoding uncharacterized protein LOC110876927 — protein MAPYELLYGRKCRTPVCWGEVGQRELAPSDLITVTNEKIEMVRTRLKAAQDRQKAYADKRKRPIEFQVGDFVLLKVSPWKGIIRFRKRGKLGPRYIGPFKILARVGKVAYRLELPPALDGIHNTFHVSQLRKCLADETALVPLDDIELDEGLNYVERPIAVKDFKVKNLRNKAVRQVLVQWQHRKGSDLTWEAEDEMRKHYPFLFGIKEEGTSTKKPEGVQDRGKAPL, from the exons atggcaccttacgAACTATTATACGGGAGAAAATGTaggactcccgtatgttggggtgAAGTAGGACAAAGAGAACTTGCACCAAGTGATTTAATAACAGTAACGAATGAAAAGATCGAAATGGTTAGAACAAGGTTGAAAGCAGCTCAAGATCGGCAAAAAGCTTATGCAGACAAGAGAAAGCGTCCTAtcgaattccaagtcggagattttGTTTTGCTAAAAgtgtccccatggaagggtataatcCGTTTTCGCAAACGGGGAAAGTTAGGTCCTCGTTACATCGGGCCGTTTAAAATCTTAGCTCGGGTTGGAAAGGTTGCATATCGATTAGAATTACCGCCTGCTCTAGACGGAATTCACAATACCTTCCACGTGTCGCAATTGAGAAAGTGCCTTGCGGACGAGACAGCACTAGTACCTCTTGATGATATCGAGTTGGACGAAGGGTTAAATTATGTCGAAAGACCTATAGCCGTTAAGGACTTCAAGGTGAAGAATCTCCGCAACAAAGCTGTTAGACAAGTGTTGGTACAATGGCAGCACCGAAAGGGTTCAGATCTCACATGGGAAGCAGAAGATGAAATGAGGAAACACTATCCTTTTCTTTTCG GCATAAAggaagaaggtacaagcaccaagaAACCGGAAGGCGtgcaagatcgag gtaaagCACCTCTATAG
- the LOC110876926 gene encoding uncharacterized protein LOC110876926: MADARNINDDNDDNNGAAKQEAFENKVTEVAEGVIQANLPRLAQEVESRVLGVVDAMMTSRFEELKELIEGSKGRGKERRCTYKDFMACHPTTYDGKIDPVECQRWVSNIEAVFIRSRCDKEDQVMFATGVLTHQAKDWWDAHSKEVGEDRLQVMTWQEFKGPFMKYHCPQSAIDKIQEDFLRLRQKNESVNEIANTFMDKMKFCGDLVTTERMKINRFYGVLKAEIREFITPSKCETLEELINLARDREIEIKRQEERGEKRPSEKDASFSPSKKGKFQVQGRKGKSKGGITPCKMCGKLHTGECLLGKKGCFKCGKEGHSSYQCPNNPKTCFNCFEKGHIKSECPKLQQESKKEDKKQEGSRAKGRMFQITSEEAKSQPNVVSGIFLINSIPVYVLFDTGATMSFISSEIVQHPSFKIERMSMPLEVEIADSKSYLLHEICKNCKLTIEDEEFAIDLIPMILGEFKVIVGMDWMSQNHAEIKCETKSILLQTPSGRRLNVQGERKMEAKLCTLVQATKYVLNGSRAYLAYVVNTQQSSPKLEDVEVVNEFPDIFPEELPGLPPEREVEFNIELNPGAKPVAKDPY; this comes from the coding sequence ATGGCCGATGCAAGAAATAtcaatgatgataatgatgataacaaTGGTGCGGCTAAACAAGAAGCATTCGAGAACAAAGTCACGGAAGTAGCGGAAGGGGTTATACAAGCCAATCTTCCACGATTGGCTCAAGAAGTAGAAAGCCGAGTTCTGGGTGTGGTGGATGCTATGATGACCAGTAGGTTTGAAGAATTGAAAGAATTAATCGAAGGATCCAAGGGTAGAGGTAAGGAACGAAGGTGCACTTATAAGGATTTTATGGCATGCCATCCGACGACGTATGACGGTAAAATAGATCCCGTTGAATGTCAACGATGGGTCTCGAACATAGAGGCGGTGTTTATACGAAGTCGGTGTGATaaggaggatcaagtgatgttcgCTACCGGTGTACTAACCCATCAGGCGAAGGATTGGTGGGATGCTCACAGCAAGGAGGTAGGCGAAGACAGACTGCAAGTTATGACTTGGCAAGAGTTTAAGGGGCCCTTCATGAAATATCATTGCCCTCAGTCGGCTATTGACAAGATTCAGGAGGATTTCTTACGCCTCCGACAGAAAAACGAATCAGTAAATGAAATAGCAAACACTTTTATGGACAAGATGAAATTCTGTGGGGATTTGGTGACAACCGAAAGAATGAAGATAAATCGTTTCTATGGCGTGCTAAAGGCAGAAATTAGAGAGTTCATCACCCCCTCGAAATGTGAAACCCTCGAGGAGCTCATTAACTTAGCGCGGGATAGAGAGATCGAAATTAAAAGGCAAGAGGAGCGAGGTGAAAAGAGACCGAGTGAAAAAGATGCAAGTTTTAGTCCATCCAAAAAGGGGAAGTTTCAGGTTCAAGGGAGAAAGGGTAAGTCGAAAGGTGGGATTACACCATGCAAGATGTGTGGAAAGCTCCATACCGGAGAGTGTTTGTTAGGTAAGAAGGGGTGCTTTAAATGCGGTAAGGAGGGGCATTCGTCCTATCAATGCCCGAACAACCCAAAGACTTGTTTCAACTGTTtcgaaaaagggcatatcaagtcGGAATGTCCAAAGCTTCAACAAGAGTCAAAGAAAGaagataagaagcaagagggttCTAGGGCAAAGGGGAGAATGTTTCAGATCACATCTGAAGAAGCCAAGTCCCAGCcaaatgtggtctcaggtatttTTCTAATAAATTCTATACCGGTTTACGTTTTGTTTGACACCGGAGCCACTATGTCGTTTATTTCTAGTGAAATTGTTCAACATCCATCCTTTAAGATTGAACGAATGTcgatgcccttagaagtagagatagcagATAGTAAAAGTTATTTGTTGCACGAAATATGTAAAAATTGTAAATTgaccattgaggatgaggagtttgctattgatcttatacccatgatCTTGGGGGAATTCAAAgtaatagtgggtatggattggatgTCTCAAAACCACGCGGAGATAAAATGTGAAACCAAATCTATACTTCTCCAAACTCCAAGTGGAAGGCGATTAAATGTACAAGGCGAAAGAAAGATGGAAGCGAAGCTATGTACTCTCGTTCAAGCTACTAAGTACGTGCTCAATGGGAGTAGAGCATACTTAGCTTACGTAGTAAATACTCAACAAAGCTCCCCAAAGCTTGAAGatgttgaagttgtgaacgaaTTTCCGGATATATTCCCGGAGGAATTGCCGGGACTCCCTCCCGAGCGAGAAGTGGAATTTAATATCGAATTGAATCCGGGTGCGAAACCGGTCGCGAAGGATCCCTATTGA